The proteins below come from a single Zea mays cultivar B73 chromosome 8, Zm-B73-REFERENCE-NAM-5.0, whole genome shotgun sequence genomic window:
- the LOC100281351 gene encoding ligatin: MFKKFSSEDISGQNQVKASVQRKIRQSIADEYPSLEPLLDDLLPKKSPMIVVKCQNHLNLVVVNNVPLFFNIRDGPYMPTLRLLHQYPDIMKKFQVDRGAIKFVLSGANIMCPGLTSPGGALDDEVEEETPVAIMAEGKQHALAIGYTKMSAKDIRTINKGIGVDNMHYLNDGLWKMERLE, from the exons ATGTTTAAGAA GTTCTCTTCAGAAGATATATCTGGACAGAATCAAGTTAAGGCTTCTGTACAACGAAAGATTCGGCAAAGTATCGCTGATGAG TACCCCAGCCTTGAACCTTTGCTAGATGACTTGCTCCCAAAAAAGTCACCTATGATTGTTGTTAAATG CCAAAATCATCTTAATCTTGTAGTGGTGAATAATGTTCCTCTATTTTTCAATATACGTGATGGTCCTTACATGCCAACCCTGCGTCTTCTTCATCAGT ATCCTGATATCATGAAAAAGTTCCAAGTGGATAGAGGTGCTATCAAATTTGTTCTATCTGGCGCAAACATAATGTGTCCTGGGTTGACTTCACCTGGTGGTGCCTTAGACGACGAAGTCGAGGAGGAAACACCAGTG GCTATAATGGCTGAAGGAAAACAACACGCCCTGGCAATTGGATATACAAAGATGTCAGCAAAAGACAT AAGGACCATCAACAAAGGAATTGGTGTTGACAATATGCACTATCTAAATGATGGCCTATGGAAG ATGGAACGGCTCGAATGA